One genomic window of Stigmatopora nigra isolate UIUO_SnigA chromosome 13, RoL_Snig_1.1, whole genome shotgun sequence includes the following:
- the LOC144206630 gene encoding delta-like protein 4 isoform X2 yields the protein MALWFTSILVIVITCFTQVRGSGVFEIDLHHFDNSKGSLASGRSCGESGCRTFFTVCLKNFQTVVSPGACLFAKAITPVLGTDSFSMQPDSSRLRLPLNFTWPGAFSLIIEAWHSSDEKPGDTTNPELLIGSFAIQRQLGIGNEWSQEMQSGGQTELRYSYRFICNENYYGDTCSKICAARDDVFGHYICKPDGQIACLPGWKGQYCQEPICLDGCNENNGNCTIPGECKCRESWQGVFCDVCKPHPSCKHGTCTEPWECACKEGWGGILCDQDLNYCTHHKPCANGATCMNTGQGSYTCACLPGFTGVNCDSDVRVCDRRPCHNGGNCVETESGYRCECPIGFTGPHCEQRMLTCMDTPCLLGGKCKETANGHSYVCECPAGYTGLNCEKKLDKCTSLQCTNGGHCMLRGNLRVCNCRAGFTGLRCEININECARNPCFNGSTCVDRINDYTCMCPSGYTGRHCDRPTDRCASWSCFNGGTCTVGANTRPTCLCTSPYSGPQCQSTHVPSSTNPNEKLSWVAISLGVGLVAALLICCMFILVMKRVKKQRNQQQASETMNNLTKTDFQKDNLICTLELKNTNKKMEVDCSSEKSNHKHINQFHKDHYKAFMGYKDEQCLLDKDENCEKMIDDKKYPSRMYSERPECRISTICSSRESLYQAVFVLAEGKQECILATAV from the exons ATGGCCCTTTGGTTCACATCTATTCTCGTAATAGTTATAACATGTTTTACTCAG GTTCGAGGATCAGGTGTGTTCGAGATCGATCTGCATCACTTTGATAATTCCAAAGGTTCGCTGGCCAGTGGAAGGAGCTGCGGGGAAAGTGGCTGCAGGACTTTTTTCACCGTTTGTCTGAAGAATTTCCAAACCGTGGTGTCTCCCGGAGCTTGTCTTTTTGCCAAAGCCATTACACCTGTTTTGGGCACCGACTCGTTCAGTATGCAGCCGGACAGCAGCAGGCTGCGTTTGCCACTCAACTTCACTTGGCCG GGTGCCTTCTCTCTGATTATTGAAGCTTGGCATTCGTCTGATGAAAAACCTGGAg ACACCACCAACCCTGAACTGTTGATTGGCTCTTTTGCCATCCAAAGACAGTTGGGGATAGGGAATGAGTGGTCCCAGGAAATGCAGAGTGGGGGGCAGACAGAGCTAAGGTACTCATACCGCTTCATCTGCAATGAAAATTACTACGGGGACACTTGTTCCAAAATATGCGCTGCCAGAGACGACGTATTTGGCCACTACATCTGCAAACCTGACGGGCAAATAGCATGTCTGCCAGGATGGAAGGGACAATACTGCCAAGAAC CGATCTGTCTGGATGGCTGTAATGAAAATAATGGAAACTGTACAATTCCAGGGGAATGCAA ATGCAGAGAAAGCTGGCAGGGTGTCTTTTGTGATGTGTGTAAACCACATCCATCATGTAAACATGGTACATGCACGGAGCCGTGGGAGTGCGCCTGTAAGGAAGGCTGGGGGGGAATACTTTGTGACCAGG ACCTGAACTATTGCACACACCACAAGCCATGTGCCAACGGGGCCACGTGCATGAACACGGGCCAGGGCAGCTACACCTGCGCCTGCTTGCCGGGCTTTACGGGGGTCAACTGCGACTCAGATGTCAGAGTGTGTGACAGACGGCCCTGTCACAACGGAGGCAACTGTGTG GAGACGGAGAGTGGATACAGGTGTGAATGTCCAATAGGCTTTACCGGGCCACACTGTGAACAACGGATGCTGACATGCATGGATACGCCCTGCTTACTTGGCGGCAAGTGTAAAGAGACGGCCAATGGTCATAGTTACGTATGCGAGTGTCCAGCGGGCTATACTGGACTCAACTGTGAGAAGAAATTGGATAAATGCACCTCCCTGCAATGCACAAATG GTGGCCATTGCATGCTGCGTGGCAACCTGCGTGTATGCAACTGCCGCGCAGGCTTCACGGGCCTGCGTTGTGAGATCAACATCAACGAGTGCGCCAGAAATCCTTGTTTTAACGGCTCTACCTGCGTTGACCGCATAAACGACTACACTTGTATGTGCCCCTCCGGGTATACCGGACGACACTGCGATAGACCGACGGATCGCTGCGCGTCCTGGAGCTGTTTCAACGGCGGAACTTGCACCGTCGGTGCCAATACTAGGCCTACCTGCCTCTGCACCTCACCTTACAGCGGTCCCCAGTGCCAGTCCACCCATGTGCCTTCGTCTACTAACCCCAATGAGAAGCTCAGCTGGGTGGCAATTAGCTTGGGTGTCGGCCTGGTGGCAGCTCTGTTGATCTGCTGCATGTTCATTTTGGTCATGAAACGGGTGAAGAAGCAAAGAAATCAGCAGCAGGCCTCTGAGACCATGAACAACCTCACCAAGACCGATTTCCAGAAAGACAACCTTATATGTACATTAGAGCTCAAGAACACCAACAAAAAGATGGAGGTGGATTGTTCCAGTGAGAAATCTAACCACAAACACATCAACCAATTCCATAAGGATCACTATAAAGCCTTCATGGGGTACAAAGATGAACAATGCCTCCTAGACAAAGATGAAAACTGTGAAAAAATGATAGACGACAAAAAGTATCCAAGTAGAATGTACAG TGAAAGGCCAGAATGCAGAATATCAACAATTTGTTCTTCCAGAGAGTCCTTGTACCAGGCTGTCTTTGTGCTAGCAGAAGGAAAACAAGAATGCATTCTTGCAACTGCG GTGTAA
- the LOC144206631 gene encoding glutathione-specific gamma-glutamylcyclotransferase 1-like, which translates to MKPQEIFKQKGNLWVFGYGSLVWKPDFKYQNCKIGYIKGYKRRFWQGDDYYRGDKDNLGRIATLVEDQQACTWGVAYEIPEAEKEKAFEYLNMREVEVGGYITEMLEFFPRESGEDTVHALVYTGTTDHPTYVGPASYQEIADQIAICSGKTGHNVEYLLKLAEFMHHHCPEVKDDHLFGIEEALFNILENSKKGSQRMCG; encoded by the exons ATGAAACCTCAAGAAATATTTAAGCAGAAGGGTAACTTGTGGGTATTTGGTTATGGATCCTTAGTTTGGAAGCCTGACTTTAAGTACCAGAATTGTAAAATTGGCTACATCAAGGGCTACAAACGCCGTTTTTGGCAAGGAGATGACTACTATCGAGGAGACAAGGATAAT CTTGGGAGAATTGCGACGCTGGTGGAAGATCAACAG GCTTGTACATGGGGCGTGGCCTACGAAATCCCAGAAGCCGAGAAAGAAAAGGCTTTTGAATACCTCAACATGAGAGAAGTGGAGGTGGGAGGATACATAACAGAGATGTTGGAGTTCTTCCCTCGGGAGAGTGGTGAGGACACTGTCCACGCCTTGGTCTACACTGGGACAACTGACCACCCCACCTACGTGGGACCCGCCTCGTACCAGGAGATCGCGGACCAGATCGCGATCTGCAGTGGCAAGACGGGCCACAACGTGGAATATCTTCTCAAGCTTGCAGAGTTCATGCACCATCACTGCCCCGAGGTGAAAGATGACCACCTCTTTGGCATTGAGGAGGCTCTTTTCAATATTTTAGAGAACTCTAAAAAAGGCAGCCAGCGGATGTGTGGTTAG
- the LOC144206468 gene encoding rho-related GTP-binding protein RhoV-like gives MSQHLLQRQEKPFWPKEELSCLLVGDGAVGKTSMIISYIFNGYNSSYSQTAFDVFTGLVYVNGAPTRLKLIDTAGQEEFGHLRSLCYAHVDVFILCFSLINPVSFHNIVSKWVPQIRGQNPTTPIVLVGTQSDLCHNADVLVHLDQRLKRPVASGQAKRLARKIRAHDYMECSALTQHHLKDVFDCAIFAAMKHKRDAATNKKKTLGKCYKTFFDCARRRIFKLL, from the exons atgTCACAACATCTTCTTCAGAGGCAAGAAAAGCCTTTCTGGCCTAAGGAAGAATTGAGTTGCCTCCTGGTTGGTGATGGAGCTGTAGGGAAGACCAGTATGATCATCAGCTATATTTTCAATGGATATAACAGCAGCTACAGCCAGACGGCTTTCGATGTCTTTACTG GTTTGGTTTATGTGAATGGAGCACCAACACGTCTTAAGCTGATAGATACTGCAGGACAG GAGGAGTTCGGCCATCTTCGCTCTCTATGTTACGCACATGTGGACGTCTTCATCCTGTGTTTTAGTCTTATTAATCCTGTGTCTTTTCATAACATTGTTTCCAAGTGGGTTCCACAGATCCGTGGCCAGAACCCCACCACTCCTATCGTCCTGGTGGGTACCCAGTCTGACCTATGCCACAATGCCGATGTCCTCGTTCATCTGGACCAGAGGCTTAAAAGACCGGTCGCATCGGGACAGGCCAAAAGGCTGGCGCGGAAGATTCGAGCTCACGATTACATGGAATGTTCGGCTTTGACCCAGCACCACCTCAAAGATGTGTTTGACTGTGCCATCTTTGCTGCTATGAAACACAAACGTGATGCtgcaacaaacaaaaagaagacTTTGGGTAAATGCTATAAGACTTTTTTTGATTGTGCAAGAAGGAGAATCTTCAAATTGCTGTGA